A genomic segment from Aerosakkonema funiforme FACHB-1375 encodes:
- a CDS encoding nuclease A inhibitor family protein, translated as MNPKTEQLLATLEVITEDLLYSSAGDAAIEPFVWQVAEQGEFNLVNFLIYKNRLQIVDLPDFTKAWQRAAKALKQPSNISQTHQPPITLIDELPSHLTDLEFYNLGCDSLASQMIVGKTADDAWIGITALKYGIWTPKFGDYFGIEDGYYSDEAKKIKTQIKPFLEALEFLTKREEQPNQELIWEVAPSKTQVLIKLLNSSQYIQTYKYFGLKHQRLNNFMLSQLKQLRTYVIESGIYAVGQILNGDWLGVSTSGYWD; from the coding sequence ATGAATCCAAAAACCGAGCAACTTTTAGCAACTTTGGAAGTCATCACAGAAGATTTATTGTACAGCAGTGCAGGCGATGCTGCCATTGAACCATTTGTCTGGCAAGTTGCAGAGCAAGGAGAATTTAATTTGGTAAATTTCCTCATTTATAAAAATCGTTTGCAAATTGTAGATTTGCCAGATTTTACCAAAGCTTGGCAACGTGCTGCAAAGGCATTAAAGCAACCATCAAACATCAGTCAAACACATCAGCCACCTATTACCTTGATTGATGAATTGCCATCCCATTTAACCGACTTAGAGTTTTATAACTTGGGCTGTGATAGCCTTGCGTCCCAGATGATTGTTGGTAAAACTGCCGATGATGCCTGGATTGGGATAACAGCACTCAAATATGGAATATGGACTCCTAAATTTGGAGATTATTTCGGTATAGAAGATGGTTATTACAGCGATGAAGCAAAAAAAATAAAAACCCAAATTAAACCTTTTCTTGAAGCACTTGAATTTTTAACAAAAAGAGAAGAACAACCAAATCAAGAGTTAATTTGGGAAGTTGCTCCATCTAAAACACAAGTTTTAATTAAACTTTTAAATTCATCGCAATACATTCAAACTTATAAATATTTTGGTTTGAAGCATCAAAGGCTAAATAATTTTATGCTTTCCCAACTGAAGCAACTCCGAACCTATGTAATTGAAAGCGGTATCTATGCTGTTGGGCAAATTCTAAATGGAGATTGGTTGGGAGTTTCTACTAGCGGTTATTGGGATTAA
- a CDS encoding variant leucine-rich repeat-containing protein: MPLPEPLNSADLQRFLDDNERLASETRELQLAIANDPATPRHLLEVLTRSSDRQVAQAARLHVNWAGELTEGWQEALDAELQNVELGQNDRLAVELLKIGPVPDCFFSEWVPAERFIEGLRNPHLPLRYRLKLLERLAKEPTLEPRLQVAESPETPLAVLEQLAGDLEIPIRLAVKYNSNCPPGLIELVEGQHTVATDWNTDTEQLAMLGQSRWAWIRLAVAQNPSTPAETLMQLARDSVFKIQLAVAKNPQTPANVLDVLAEYSEKTIQEAVAEHPNATEEILHQLFSIQQHIFWKRQNLPTSILERFFREAATKGPIWKEDNLPDFLTGQPNTPTWILVELANVDLEEFRKDKIAYFDSLPIKIVESNIENALQFLADIAKHPQVTVEILERLSQYPNTDVKLAVAQNSLTPEALKIQLLEELSVNPDERVQVKVAEDSNTPVNILAAMARNEFYDTKLLREIRGILALEHEANADSFKSNADWLIFNLKQEVLSPANIKVDVDRWMEIIQSSSVLETLNRFSDKDDLINDSDDEQVMSIWSGILPGLSTEQLKRAIETIFDALAMIKSDVKNSSNLRSVGVALVANPRTPATLREILKNQLIRPSNSIDRYDYYNRDSDVFLALAYNPAIPEAERREYLQQLITFGLAGNIIAKDPRTPLDILEQLLEQGKKEAIAKNPAAPESLLRRIADELQPHNYLLRTIAENPNAPADLLIRFVKLPDEDPLHGNLSMLDLVAKNRNLPILERYRLVLEKEQDQENAKAREFMSRRPNSPFALAEVLKSGDRNALYNAARNFLTPVHILEQLAKHPDETVRSVLLDNQNLPLKIRLELTRDPSDSVRRGLAYKSSHRETPVQVLEILANDESEKVRATVAENSDTPVEILMKLANDTSREVKNKLIANLNTPVAVLERLGLEEGILNIRNPKTPGNVLAQAASRMSGDRLVDLLKYSVQGSQMPASTLEQLANHNNYSVRYEVASHPNTPVSALEKLSRDSYIYTVSRVASNRNTPPHILEQLATHPDYTIRHNVAGNPNTPPAALELLARYIESEANAPSTTNDANKSTRRSGENNEILKMLAGKPHTPIAVLEMLAAREFAGGEEIGREPNDFSGPRTPEEVLESLVYNPSLTSQILARLAFDPSPKIRSLLIHNPNATPELWEQLARDENVQVRCTIASSTNCPISILQTLASDREEYVRHKVATNPNTPANTLEFLSQDVDAKVREAIASNPNTTPSVLEQLAPDEKVEVRRAVAKNPHTPATIRESLRDLVIQPFTRQTSPTLRGLSRIYNPNTDDLPTLLSEYVQSPNAFVRFVALLHPLTPVDAIGQGSQSVFWCDRYAVADNPSSPVEIRQQLARDCNRIVRATAKSYLENF; this comes from the coding sequence ATGCCGCTACCAGAGCCGCTGAATTCCGCCGATTTACAGCGTTTTTTGGACGATAACGAACGATTAGCTTCAGAAACAAGGGAATTGCAATTAGCGATCGCCAATGATCCCGCCACACCGCGTCACCTCCTCGAAGTTCTCACCCGCAGTAGCGATCGGCAAGTAGCCCAAGCCGCTCGGCTGCACGTTAATTGGGCGGGAGAACTGACAGAAGGCTGGCAGGAAGCGCTGGACGCGGAGTTGCAAAACGTTGAATTGGGACAGAACGATCGCCTTGCCGTCGAGTTGCTCAAAATTGGGCCAGTTCCCGATTGTTTTTTCAGCGAATGGGTGCCAGCAGAACGATTTATCGAAGGACTTCGCAATCCTCACTTACCTTTACGATATCGCCTCAAACTGTTAGAAAGACTGGCAAAAGAACCAACTCTAGAACCGAGATTGCAAGTAGCGGAATCCCCAGAAACGCCATTAGCAGTATTAGAACAATTGGCAGGCGATTTAGAAATACCGATTCGCTTGGCGGTGAAATATAACTCTAATTGTCCGCCTGGGTTAATCGAGTTGGTAGAAGGACAACATACCGTTGCAACTGATTGGAATACCGATACAGAACAACTGGCAATGTTAGGGCAAAGTCGCTGGGCGTGGATTCGTTTGGCAGTGGCACAAAATCCTTCCACTCCGGCAGAAACTTTGATGCAATTAGCCAGAGATTCTGTATTCAAAATTCAGTTAGCCGTTGCCAAAAATCCGCAAACACCTGCAAATGTGCTGGATGTTTTGGCAGAATATTCAGAGAAAACTATACAAGAAGCAGTAGCAGAACATCCTAATGCAACAGAAGAAATTCTGCATCAACTATTTTCAATCCAGCAGCATATTTTTTGGAAGCGGCAGAATTTACCAACCAGTATTTTAGAGCGATTTTTTAGAGAAGCAGCGACAAAAGGGCCAATTTGGAAAGAAGATAATTTGCCAGATTTTTTAACGGGACAGCCGAATACACCTACTTGGATTTTGGTTGAATTAGCCAATGTCGATCTAGAGGAATTTAGAAAAGATAAAATAGCTTATTTTGACTCACTGCCCATAAAAATTGTGGAAAGCAACATTGAAAATGCACTTCAATTTTTAGCTGATATCGCCAAACATCCACAAGTTACAGTAGAAATTTTAGAGCGATTGAGCCAATATCCGAATACTGATGTTAAGTTAGCTGTTGCCCAAAATTCTTTAACGCCCGAAGCACTTAAAATTCAACTATTGGAAGAACTATCGGTCAATCCTGACGAACGAGTTCAAGTCAAAGTTGCAGAAGATTCAAACACGCCTGTTAATATTCTGGCAGCAATGGCAAGGAATGAGTTTTATGACACAAAGCTATTGCGAGAAATTCGAGGAATTTTGGCATTAGAGCATGAAGCAAATGCAGACTCGTTCAAATCTAATGCCGATTGGCTTATTTTCAATCTGAAGCAAGAGGTATTATCTCCAGCGAATATTAAAGTTGATGTCGATCGCTGGATGGAAATAATTCAAAGTTCTAGTGTTCTAGAAACCTTAAATAGGTTTTCAGATAAAGATGATTTAATAAATGATAGCGACGACGAACAAGTGATGTCAATATGGAGTGGAATACTACCTGGATTATCTACAGAACAACTCAAACGAGCGATAGAAACTATTTTTGATGCGTTGGCAATGATTAAAAGCGATGTCAAAAATAGTAGCAACTTGCGCTCTGTTGGTGTCGCATTAGTTGCTAATCCTAGAACTCCAGCAACGTTGAGAGAAATTCTTAAAAATCAACTAATTAGACCATCAAACTCGATCGATCGTTATGATTATTATAACAGAGATAGCGATGTGTTTTTGGCACTTGCCTATAATCCAGCAATTCCAGAAGCAGAGCGTCGGGAATATTTACAGCAACTCATTACATTTGGTCTTGCTGGAAATATAATTGCCAAAGATCCTCGCACTCCCCTAGATATTTTAGAGCAGCTACTAGAACAAGGTAAGAAAGAGGCAATTGCTAAAAATCCGGCTGCTCCTGAATCCTTACTCAGACGAATTGCTGATGAACTTCAGCCACATAACTATTTATTGAGGACGATCGCTGAAAATCCAAACGCACCTGCCGATTTGCTAATTCGATTTGTCAAACTACCAGACGAAGACCCTCTTCATGGTAATCTATCAATGTTAGATTTGGTAGCTAAAAATCGAAATTTACCGATTTTGGAACGCTATCGGTTAGTGCTTGAAAAAGAACAAGATCAGGAAAATGCAAAAGCACGCGAGTTTATGTCACGTCGCCCGAATAGTCCTTTTGCGTTGGCAGAAGTTTTGAAAAGTGGCGATCGCAACGCTCTCTACAACGCTGCTCGTAATTTCCTGACTCCGGTTCACATTCTAGAACAACTCGCCAAACATCCCGATGAAACCGTTCGTAGCGTATTGCTAGACAATCAAAACTTACCGTTAAAAATTCGTTTAGAATTAACACGCGATCCCAGCGATTCTGTACGGCGCGGACTGGCATACAAAAGTTCCCATAGAGAGACACCAGTTCAAGTTTTGGAAATATTAGCCAATGATGAATCTGAAAAGGTAAGAGCAACGGTTGCAGAAAATTCTGACACACCCGTAGAGATTTTAATGAAGTTGGCGAATGATACTAGCCGCGAAGTCAAGAATAAATTAATAGCTAATCTTAATACTCCTGTTGCAGTTTTGGAACGTTTAGGTTTAGAAGAAGGAATTTTGAACATCCGCAATCCCAAAACTCCTGGTAATGTGCTAGCTCAAGCAGCATCTCGGATGAGTGGAGATAGATTAGTCGATTTGCTCAAGTATTCAGTTCAAGGCTCTCAAATGCCTGCCAGCACTTTAGAACAATTGGCAAATCATAATAATTATTCAGTACGTTATGAAGTAGCTTCACATCCCAATACACCAGTTAGCGCTCTCGAAAAACTATCTCGCGACTCTTATATCTACACTGTGTCTAGAGTAGCGTCCAATCGCAACACGCCTCCTCACATTTTAGAACAACTAGCTACCCACCCCGACTATACAATTCGTCATAACGTAGCGGGAAATCCCAATACTCCCCCTGCGGCGCTAGAACTACTTGCTCGATATATAGAAAGTGAAGCTAATGCACCTTCCACAACAAACGATGCTAACAAAAGCACGAGGAGGAGTGGTGAAAATAATGAAATTCTCAAAATGCTTGCGGGAAAACCCCATACTCCTATTGCAGTTTTGGAAATGCTGGCTGCAAGGGAGTTTGCTGGTGGAGAAGAAATAGGGCGAGAACCCAATGATTTTTCTGGCCCTAGAACACCTGAAGAAGTATTAGAATCTTTAGTTTACAATCCCAGTTTGACTTCCCAAATTTTGGCAAGGTTAGCTTTCGATCCAAGTCCAAAAATTCGCAGTCTTTTGATACATAATCCGAACGCAACTCCCGAACTTTGGGAGCAACTTGCACGAGATGAAAATGTACAGGTACGTTGTACGATCGCATCTTCTACCAATTGTCCGATTTCCATCTTGCAAACTCTCGCTTCAGATCGAGAGGAATACGTTCGTCACAAAGTAGCTACCAATCCCAATACACCCGCGAATACTTTGGAATTTCTCAGTCAAGATGTGGATGCAAAAGTGAGAGAAGCGATCGCATCCAATCCCAACACTACACCATCCGTTTTAGAACAACTCGCGCCAGATGAAAAAGTCGAAGTCCGTCGCGCCGTTGCCAAAAATCCTCATACACCAGCTACAATTCGCGAATCTTTGCGAGATTTAGTAATCCAACCTTTCACCCGTCAAACTAGCCCAACATTACGCGGACTCAGCCGCATTTACAATCCCAATACCGACGATTTACCAACATTACTATCAGAATACGTCCAATCTCCTAACGCATTTGTGCGCTTTGTGGCTCTCCTGCACCCGTTAACTCCTGTTGATGCGATCGGACAAGGTTCTCAATCTGTATTTTGGTGCGATCGCTACGCCGTCGCCGATAATCCATCTAGTCCTGTAGAAATCCGTCAGCAACTTGCACGAGATTGTAACCGCATTGTTCGAGCTACTGCAAAATCTTATCTGGAAAACTTCTAA
- a CDS encoding protein kinase domain-containing protein, translating to MATFPPSESTAHNQRPCYCLNPACKHPENPSNALACKNCSSNLLLQERYRAIKPIGQGGFGRTFLCVDESKPSQPRYVIKQFFPQQQGTENREKATELFRQEATQLKTLDSHPQIPELLAYFEENNQQYLVQEFIDGENLAQELQQKGPFNESEIRQLLQNLLPVLQFVHSHHTIHRDIKPENIIRSRKDGQLVLVDFGAAKYTTETMLGKTGTVIGSAAYTAPEQVKGKAIFASDLYSLGVTCIHLLTQMPPFDLSDTSEDTWVWRHYLRTPISNKLGSILDKMLESATKRRYQSAAEVIKDLNAKSLTAKRKYPKWIAASALLLLGFAGVRALLSPVAQQVSTPNYPVVTQPENDKTTPKTGGLFAEVNGQQQVFPLQHTEVMAKVSGNVSRVEVTQTFTNPFKNPIEAVYVFPLPDDAAVDDMEIKVGDRIIRGLIKKREEAKQIYQQAKAQGKTAGLLEQERDNIFTQSLANIKPGEKINVTIRYTESLKFTKGDYEFVFPMVVGPRYIPGNTNLVKDASKITPPTVPTGRSGQNIGVTVELEAGVPISNVRSLSHQIATVQDGRIVRVQLAKQKTIPNKDLILRYQVAGDRTQSTVLSSADERGGHFATYLIPAVQYQSNEIVPKDVVFLMDTSGSQSGRPIVQSKELMRRFINGLNPNDTFTIIDFANTAQQLSATPLPNTAQNRQKALNYINRIDANGGTELMNGIQKVLSFPPAPDGRLRSVVLITDGLIGDDNAIIAEVQKNLKPGNRLYSFGVGPSVNRFLVDRIAEEGRGTAKVLAPNEAPQKVVEKFFQEINNPVLTNIEVSWQGTGKAPEIYPLKPPDLFANEPLVLFGRKGDRTKGNVKITGIAAGGKRYEKTLPIEFDGGGNEAIAQLWGRARIKDLMSKMYGGENPNGVKAVTDTALSYRLLSQYTAFVAVSEDVRVDPKDTKKVQVPAETPEGMKPQAQAKLSTPSLAKPAALPAAPPPPPAPTQGSSNQAPDPNAVPEPGQILGNLLALVLLLIYLRWMRRKGLKSAASDK from the coding sequence ATGGCTACTTTTCCCCCATCAGAAAGCACCGCCCACAACCAGCGTCCGTGCTACTGTCTCAACCCCGCTTGCAAGCACCCGGAAAATCCCAGTAATGCACTGGCGTGCAAAAATTGTAGCTCGAACTTGTTGCTACAAGAGCGCTACCGCGCCATCAAACCGATCGGTCAAGGAGGTTTTGGCAGAACCTTCTTATGCGTAGATGAATCAAAACCATCTCAACCGCGCTACGTAATTAAGCAGTTTTTTCCCCAACAACAAGGCACAGAAAATCGGGAAAAAGCGACAGAATTATTTCGTCAAGAAGCAACACAACTCAAAACGCTCGACAGCCATCCTCAAATTCCCGAACTGTTGGCTTATTTCGAGGAAAATAACCAACAATATTTAGTGCAAGAATTTATCGATGGAGAAAATTTAGCCCAAGAACTACAACAAAAAGGCCCTTTTAACGAAAGCGAAATTCGCCAATTGCTGCAAAATTTGCTGCCAGTGCTGCAATTTGTCCACAGCCATCACACCATTCACCGCGATATCAAACCCGAAAACATCATTCGCAGTCGTAAAGATGGGCAGCTAGTTTTAGTTGATTTCGGTGCAGCTAAATATACCACCGAAACAATGTTGGGCAAAACCGGGACAGTAATTGGTTCCGCTGCCTACACAGCCCCAGAACAAGTAAAAGGTAAAGCTATTTTTGCCAGCGATTTATATAGTTTGGGCGTCACTTGTATCCATTTGCTCACGCAAATGCCACCTTTCGATTTGAGCGATACAAGTGAAGACACCTGGGTGTGGCGGCATTACTTGAGAACGCCAATTAGCAACAAATTAGGTAGCATCCTCGACAAAATGCTGGAAAGTGCCACAAAGCGGCGCTATCAATCAGCAGCAGAAGTCATCAAAGATTTGAATGCCAAATCGCTGACCGCCAAACGAAAATATCCGAAATGGATCGCGGCGAGTGCTTTGCTGCTGTTAGGATTTGCGGGAGTGAGAGCGTTGCTATCTCCTGTAGCCCAACAGGTTTCTACACCCAACTATCCGGTAGTTACTCAACCAGAAAATGATAAAACAACTCCTAAAACAGGAGGTTTATTTGCCGAGGTCAACGGACAGCAGCAAGTTTTCCCGTTGCAACATACCGAAGTAATGGCAAAAGTTTCAGGAAATGTGTCGCGGGTGGAAGTAACCCAAACTTTTACCAATCCGTTTAAAAACCCCATCGAAGCGGTTTATGTTTTTCCACTTCCCGATGATGCGGCAGTGGATGATATGGAAATTAAAGTAGGCGATCGCATCATTCGAGGACTGATTAAAAAACGCGAAGAAGCGAAACAAATTTATCAGCAAGCTAAAGCACAGGGCAAAACAGCCGGTTTGCTAGAACAAGAACGAGATAATATTTTTACCCAATCTTTAGCTAACATCAAACCCGGAGAAAAAATCAATGTCACGATTCGCTACACCGAGAGCCTGAAATTTACTAAAGGCGATTACGAATTCGTCTTTCCGATGGTTGTCGGGCCACGCTATATTCCCGGAAATACAAATTTAGTTAAAGACGCCTCGAAAATTACTCCGCCGACAGTCCCCACCGGACGTTCCGGACAAAATATCGGCGTCACCGTCGAACTTGAGGCGGGAGTACCGATAAGTAATGTGCGATCGCTCTCTCACCAAATCGCTACCGTACAAGATGGGCGCATTGTGCGAGTTCAGTTAGCCAAACAAAAGACAATTCCCAACAAAGATTTGATTTTGCGCTATCAAGTCGCCGGCGATCGAACTCAATCCACAGTCCTATCTTCAGCCGACGAAAGAGGCGGTCACTTTGCCACCTATTTAATCCCGGCGGTGCAATATCAAAGCAACGAAATTGTACCCAAAGATGTCGTATTTCTGATGGATACCTCCGGTTCTCAATCCGGCAGACCCATTGTGCAATCGAAGGAATTGATGCGGCGGTTTATCAATGGATTAAATCCCAACGATACCTTTACTATTATTGACTTTGCCAATACCGCTCAGCAATTATCTGCCACACCTTTACCAAATACAGCACAAAACCGACAAAAAGCTCTTAATTACATCAATCGCATCGATGCTAACGGCGGTACAGAGTTAATGAATGGCATCCAAAAGGTGCTGAGTTTCCCACCTGCGCCGGACGGACGCCTGCGAAGTGTGGTCTTAATTACTGATGGTTTGATCGGGGATGATAATGCCATTATTGCAGAAGTGCAGAAAAATCTGAAACCGGGAAATCGACTTTATAGTTTTGGTGTCGGCCCTTCCGTGAACCGTTTTTTAGTCGATCGCATCGCCGAAGAAGGACGGGGTACGGCCAAAGTCTTAGCGCCCAACGAAGCGCCCCAAAAAGTAGTGGAAAAGTTTTTCCAAGAAATCAACAATCCCGTACTGACGAATATCGAAGTTAGCTGGCAAGGTACGGGTAAAGCACCAGAAATTTATCCTCTCAAACCACCGGATTTGTTTGCGAACGAACCGCTGGTATTGTTTGGACGCAAAGGCGATCGCACTAAAGGCAACGTCAAAATTACGGGTATTGCTGCTGGTGGCAAACGCTATGAAAAAACCTTGCCGATCGAATTTGATGGGGGAGGAAATGAAGCGATCGCGCAACTTTGGGGACGCGCCCGCATTAAAGATTTGATGAGTAAAATGTACGGCGGCGAAAACCCCAATGGCGTCAAAGCCGTTACCGACACAGCCCTATCTTATCGGTTGCTTTCCCAATACACCGCTTTTGTCGCCGTCTCCGAAGATGTGCGAGTCGATCCCAAAGATACCAAAAAAGTGCAAGTGCCGGCGGAAACCCCAGAAGGTATGAAACCACAAGCACAAGCTAAGCTATCAACTCCCAGCTTGGCGAAACCCGCCGCACTACCCGCTGCCCCACCGCCACCGCCAGCACCCACTCAAGGATCGTCCAACCAAGCACCAGATCCCAACGCAGTACCCGAACCCGGCCAAATTTTGGGTAACTTGCTAGCACTCGTGTTGCTTTTGATCTACCTTCGCTGGATGCGACGCAAAGGTTTGAAAAGTGCTGCGTCTGATAAATAG
- a CDS encoding HAMP domain-containing sensor histidine kinase, whose translation MTERASLLQRCYQGWANIPIRVLLTVPFMLQLVGAVGIVGYLSDRSGQQSVRELADQLTQQVSLRIHDRLTIYLHTSQDVVAANYLAVQQGTLDLKNFEQLQQQFWQQVTLNPLIEGVLFSNEEAEVIAYGRFQSEEIVKESEKVTGENLSVGMPFFYSLKSNDLGKRKYYLVDLKGNPRKLIYTFKIDNRIAPWYRYGKAARQQTWSPICVYKILPTLGIYALAPIYDATGKWRGVFASDFTLAALNTFLNQLKFSPSGQTFIMERSGNLVATSTLEIPFVKPALGEPTRLLAVNSKDTLTRDIARQLTHKFGNLSTLQTTQQLTLMSNHERQFVRVTPYQDRYGLDWLVVVIVPESDFMADIHANTQRTWLLCGLTLLVAAGTGMLSARWIARPIYRLQQAAEALAERQLDYPVEISGVGEVARLTIAFQRMAHQLKTSFRSLQESEQRFEHLLHNVPVGISVFDSTGNQILLNQLGETILGRGNLPNLSLEELSAAYQIYQAGTNQLYPVEQLPVTQALRGETTFVDDMEIEVKGERVALEIHAIPFFDAAGNLLYAILAFQDITKRRQAERILTDYSRELEHQIAERTQELQRSEERFRSAFEDAPIGMALVALDGRFIRVNRSLCQILGNSQEELLTKTFPEITHPDDVATNLEQVQRAIAGEINIYQVQLRYLHQQGHIVWALVNVSVVRDSREYPIYFIAQIQDISDRYAIEQMKNEFISIVSHELRTPLTAIHGSLGILESGIYHNNSEKFNHLISIALNNSDRLVRLVNDILDLERLESQKTELVKEACEVTDLIEQAVETVQPLADTAKIHLDWTPLAVSVWAAPDAIVQTLTNLLSNAIKFSPAGSTVSVKAEVIEAKDSNREKVRENTHTSLPYILFSTCDRGRGIPADKLETIFGRFQQVDVQDSRHKGGTGLGLAICKSIVQQHQGQIWVESLWGTGSTFYFTLPVQPPAE comes from the coding sequence ATGACCGAAAGAGCAAGTTTACTTCAACGCTGCTATCAGGGCTGGGCAAACATTCCGATCCGAGTGTTGCTGACAGTTCCATTTATGTTGCAATTGGTGGGAGCGGTTGGGATAGTCGGTTATTTGTCCGATCGAAGTGGACAGCAATCAGTCAGGGAACTGGCAGACCAACTCACGCAACAAGTGTCGCTGCGGATTCACGATCGTCTCACCATCTACCTGCACACCTCCCAAGACGTTGTAGCCGCAAACTATTTGGCAGTACAGCAGGGAACTCTTGACCTAAAAAACTTTGAGCAGCTACAACAGCAATTTTGGCAACAAGTTACCCTTAACCCCTTAATCGAAGGTGTCCTCTTTAGCAACGAGGAAGCAGAAGTCATTGCTTATGGTCGTTTTCAGAGTGAAGAAATTGTCAAAGAATCGGAAAAAGTTACTGGGGAAAACTTGTCGGTTGGTATGCCTTTTTTCTATAGCTTGAAAAGTAACGATCTCGGTAAACGGAAATATTATTTGGTTGACCTCAAAGGCAATCCTCGCAAACTCATCTATACCTTCAAGATTGATAACCGCATAGCTCCTTGGTATCGCTATGGTAAAGCTGCTCGTCAACAAACTTGGTCGCCCATTTGTGTTTACAAGATTTTACCGACTTTAGGAATTTACGCCCTCGCTCCCATCTACGACGCTACCGGAAAATGGCGGGGGGTTTTTGCTTCTGATTTTACCCTGGCTGCACTCAATACCTTTCTGAATCAGCTAAAATTCTCACCCTCTGGACAGACTTTTATCATGGAGCGTTCTGGCAATTTGGTTGCCACATCTACCCTAGAGATACCCTTTGTGAAGCCAGCTTTAGGGGAACCAACGCGATTATTAGCGGTAAATAGCAAGGATACCCTAACACGAGATATTGCTCGGCAACTTACCCACAAATTTGGCAACTTGAGTACCCTGCAAACAACCCAACAATTGACGCTGATGAGTAACCACGAGCGGCAGTTTGTCCGGGTGACTCCTTACCAAGATCGATATGGTTTGGATTGGCTGGTGGTGGTGATCGTTCCCGAATCCGATTTTATGGCAGACATTCATGCTAATACCCAGCGAACCTGGCTTTTATGTGGGCTGACTCTATTGGTGGCAGCAGGGACAGGAATGTTGAGTGCGCGTTGGATTGCCCGACCTATTTATCGATTGCAGCAAGCCGCAGAAGCTCTTGCCGAAAGACAGTTAGATTATCCAGTTGAAATCTCTGGAGTCGGTGAAGTAGCAAGGCTGACGATCGCTTTTCAACGGATGGCGCATCAGCTTAAAACGTCGTTTCGATCGCTGCAAGAGAGCGAACAACGATTTGAGCATCTTCTGCACAACGTTCCAGTGGGAATCAGCGTTTTTGATAGCACCGGAAATCAAATTTTACTCAATCAACTCGGTGAAACTATTTTAGGGCGAGGAAATCTTCCTAACTTGTCCCTTGAAGAACTATCCGCAGCCTATCAAATTTATCAAGCAGGAACTAATCAACTTTATCCTGTAGAGCAGTTGCCAGTTACACAAGCACTGCGAGGCGAGACAACTTTCGTAGATGATATGGAAATCGAAGTCAAGGGTGAGCGAGTAGCCCTGGAGATTCATGCCATTCCGTTTTTCGATGCAGCAGGCAATCTTCTCTATGCTATTCTTGCCTTTCAAGATATCACGAAACGACGACAAGCCGAGCGGATTTTAACCGATTATTCCAGAGAGCTAGAACACCAAATTGCCGAACGCACCCAGGAACTCCAACGCAGTGAAGAACGGTTTCGCAGCGCCTTTGAAGATGCTCCTATCGGCATGGCATTAGTAGCGCTTGATGGTCGATTCATTCGCGTCAATCGATCGCTTTGTCAAATCCTGGGTAACAGTCAAGAGGAATTGCTGACCAAAACTTTTCCAGAAATTACCCATCCTGATGATGTGGCAACGAATTTAGAGCAAGTACAAAGAGCGATCGCAGGTGAAATTAACATCTACCAAGTGCAGCTGCGGTATTTGCATCAACAAGGTCATATTGTCTGGGCTTTGGTGAATGTATCGGTTGTCCGAGATAGCCGAGAATATCCTATTTACTTTATTGCCCAAATTCAAGATATTAGCGATCGCTATGCGATCGAACAAATGAAAAATGAATTTATCTCCATTGTCAGTCACGAACTACGAACCCCGCTGACTGCGATTCACGGTTCTCTCGGCATCTTGGAATCGGGAATCTATCACAACAATTCTGAAAAGTTTAACCATCTGATTTCAATTGCCCTCAATAATAGCGATCGACTGGTGCGATTGGTGAATGATATCCTCGATTTAGAGCGATTGGAGTCGCAAAAAACCGAGTTGGTGAAGGAAGCTTGCGAGGTGACGGATCTGATCGAGCAAGCCGTTGAAACTGTGCAGCCTCTAGCGGATACTGCCAAAATCCATCTCGATTGGACACCGCTTGCTGTCTCGGTATGGGCTGCACCAGACGCGATCGTGCAAACCTTAACCAACCTGTTGAGCAATGCCATCAAGTTTTCGCCTGCGGGTAGTACAGTGTCGGTAAAGGCAGAGGTTATCGAAGCGAAGGATTCAAACAGGGAGAAAGTCAGGGAGAACACCCATACCTCACTACCTTATATTCTCTTTTCTACTTGCGATCGCGGACGAGGGATTCCTGCGGATAAACTCGAAACAATTTTTGGTCGATTTCAGCAGGTGGATGTACAAGATTCCCGACACAAGGGAGGAACGGGGTTAGGACTTGCTATTTGCAAGAGTATAGTTCAACAGCACCAGGGACAGATTTGGGTAGAGAGTCTGTGGGGCACAGGAAGCACCTTTTATTTTACCTTACCCGTTCAGCCACCAGCGGAATGA